Proteins encoded by one window of Cannabis sativa cultivar Pink pepper isolate KNU-18-1 chromosome 4, ASM2916894v1, whole genome shotgun sequence:
- the LOC115714149 gene encoding uncharacterized protein LOC115714149: MCDSLILQTSLTQSDAFCKCPHSGVLCNSHLQYAAGDNTSLELEVRNDGEGAARLGTYFKRNNFPYRFQLEQDVRKLEQQLQEEMELHTILENAIEKNAIQISTPHLPHCAQELLTTIAALEVTVSKLEQDTVSLHFQLSQERNERRLAEYRLKHPSLQLTSPRCTDILPSLRCSKHSNPEQSLEDNSSQELGDQESEYSAESTSMQSGVENAEDSVETCNDTETSIKMDQESCRSSESCRSTDFIKLPKGIPPKGLWDNPNRLSEEMVKCMKNIFMSLADSAITPPSDALENNSSSLSPRGHLSNSSWWSSERSMISSWVHSPQVDVQSNPEVLAFENVCDPYRVRGKLSWADIGNYGLATEVSWMSVGKKQLEYAAGALRKFRILVEQLAKVNPIHLNCNQRLAFWINLYNALIMHAYLAYGVPRSDLKLFSLMQKAAYTVGGHSFSAAAIEYVILKMKPPLHRPQIALLLALHKVKVSEEQKKSAMSSHEPLVSFALSCGMYSSPAVRIYTARNVREELEEAQRDFIRASVGISSKGRLLVPKMLHCFAKGFVDDTNLAVWISHYLPPHQAAFVEQCISQRRQSLLGSRNCGILPFDSRFRYLFLPDKVPL, encoded by the exons ATGTGTGACTCACTGATTCTGCAAACTTCCTTGACCCA AAGTGATGCCTTCTGTAAATGCCCTCATTCTGGTGTGCTTTGTAACTCACATCTTCAGTATGCTGCCGGTGATAACACATCCTTAGAGTTAGAG GTGAGAAATGATGGAGAAGGTGCTGCAAGACTTGGAACATACTTTAAAAGAAACAATTTCCCGTATAGATTCCAACTCGAACAGGAT GTACGGAAATTGGAACAGCAGCTGCAAGAAGAAATGGAACTGCATACTATTCTGGAGAATGCTATTGAAAAAAATGCAATTCAAATCTCTACTCCCCACCTCCCACACTGT GCTCAAGAACTTTTAACCACCATTGCAGCATTAGAGGTCACAGTCTCAAAACTTGAACAAGACACGGTGTCTTTGCATTTTCAACTTAGTCAAGAAAGAAATGAACGAAGGCTAGCAGAATATCGTCTCAAGCATCCATCTCTTCAGTTGACATCTCCTCGCTGCACTGAT ATTTTACCTTCTTTGAGGTGTTCAAAGCATTCAAATCCTGAACAGAGTCTTGAAGATAACTCATCCCAAGAATTAGGAGATCAAGAATCAGAATATAGTGCTGAATCAACTTCTATGCAGTCAGGAGTGGAG AATGCAGAGGACTCGGTTGAAACTTGCAATGACACAGAAACATCCATTAAGATGGACCAAGAATCTTGTAGATCTTCTGAATCTTGTAGATCTACAGATTTCATTAAGCTTCCCAAGGGGATACCTCCCAAGGGCCTCTGGGATAATCCTAATCGACTTTCGGAAGAGATGGTTAAATGTATGAAGAATATATTCATGTCTTTGGCAGATTCTGCTATAACACCACCATCAGATGCACTAGAGAACAACTCATCATCTTTGTCTCCACGTGGGCATCTTTCCAATTCTTCGTGGTGGTCGTCTGAACGGTCTATGATTTCATCATGGGTGCACAGCCCGCAGGTTGACGTACAAAGTAACCCTGAAGTGCTGGCCTTTGAGAATGTGTGTGATCCCTATAGAGTTCGTGGAAAATTAAGTTGGGCCGACATTGGAAACTATGGGTTGGCCACTGAAGTTTCTTGGATGTCAGTTGGGAAAAAGCAATTAGAGTATGCTGCAGGGGCACTGCGGAAATTCAG AATACTTGTTGAGCAACTTGCAAAAGTGAACCCTATACATCTGAACTGCAATCAGAGGCTGGCTTTCTGGATTAACTTATATAATGCACTGATAATGCAT GCATATTTGGCCTATGGAGTCCCTAGAAGTGACTTGAAGCTTTTCTCTTTGATGCAAAAG GCTGCGTATACTGTTGGGGGGCATTCTTTCAGTGCAGCAGCTATTGAGTATGTAATATTGAAGATGAAACCGCCTCTTCATCGGCCACAAATT GCATTACTTCTTGCCCTTCACAAGGTGAAGGTGTCTGAAGAGCAAAAAAAGTCTGCAATGAGTTCCCATGAACCGCTCGTATCTTTTGCTTTGAGCTGTGGAATGTACTCTTCGCCCGCG GTAAGGATCTACACAGCAAGAAATGTAAGGGAAGAGCTTGAAGAAGCACAACGAGATTTCATTCGAGCTTCAGTTGGAATTAGTAGCAAAGGGAGATTGTTAGTCCCAAAAATGTTGCATTGCTTTGCCAAAGGATTTGTTGATGATACCAATCTGGCTGTATGGATATCTCACTATCTCCCACCCCATCAGGCTGCATTTGTTGAGCAATGCATATCGCAGAGGCGCCAAAGTCTTCTTGGTTCTCGCAACTGTGGCATTCTTCCCTTTGATTCACGCTTCCGATATCTATTCCTGCCTGACAAAGTTCCTCTGTAA